The stretch of DNA GGAGAAGAGCCTTTTTTGGTGCCAATGGCTATTCCATTAGTGGCCGGACCTTCTATTCTGGCGTCATTAATGATGCTATCACATCAATACCCCAACAAAATGGGCTATCTGGCCATTGCGCTGTTTATCGCCTGGGCGCTTTCTGCCATGATATTGATGATGTCCGACTTGTTTTTACGTCTGCTGGGCGAGAAAGGCGTTAATGCACTGGAACGTTTGATGGGATTAATACTGGTGATGATCTCAACCCAAATGTTTCTGGATGGGATTCGAAGCTATTTATCGCACTAGAGAGCAGAAATAAAGCAGGCGATCGTTGACCACCTGCTCCTCAATTAATTACTCATCTTCAAGATAAGTATAACCATACAGCCCGGCTTCAAACTCTTCCAGGAACTGCTCTTCAAGCTCAGGGCTTAAATTGGCGCTCTTGATTTGTTCGCGATAGCGAGTCATCAGGGTTTCCGGATTAAGCTGAACATACTCCAGCATTTCCGCAACCGTATTGCCCTCTTCAGACTGTTCAACTTCAACGCTGCCATCGTTAAAGACGAACACATCAACTGATGCGGTATCACCAAACAGGTTATGCATATTACCCAGAATTTCCTGATAGGCGCCAACCATAAAGAAGCCTAACAGCGGAGGGTTCTCCGGATCGTAAGGCGGCATTGGCATAGTGGTTGCCATACCGTCACCGTCGATATAGTGGTCAATAGCCCCATCAGAATCACAGGTGATATCCAGTAATACTACCCGGCGCTCAGGATCTTTATCTAACCCGCTCAGTGGCAATACTGGAAACAGCTGGTCGATACCCCATGCGTCTGGCATTGACTGGAACAGCGAGAAGTTAACATAAAGTTTATCCGCCATACGCTCATCCAGCTCATCAATGATGGGAAGATGGGCACGATTGCTTGGTTCAAGCTGTAGCTGAATATGATGACAAATGGTCAGATAAAGCTGCTCGGCATAAGCGCGGTCGGTTAAATCCAGCATGCCGTGTGCATATTGAGTATGCACATCATTCAAATCCAGCTGGCTATCGTGCAACCACTCCCGCAGTGAGCGACGATTTTCTGGCTCTTGCATCTCCAGCCAGGTGTCCCACAGGCTACATAAAGCACGGGGAGCATCTTCATTAGGTGGTTGCGGCACTTCAAATTCATTGCGCTCCACACCAATCACGTTAGATACCAAAACCGTATGGTGCGCCGTTACTGCACGTCCGGATTCTGTAATCACCGTTGGGTGCGGTAAACCATGTTCATTACAGGCTTCACCGATTCCCCAGATAACGTTATTCGCATATTCGTTCAGGCCATAGTTCACTGAACAATCAGACTGAGAGCGTGTACCTTCATAATCCACGCCTAAACCGCCACCAACGTCGAAGCATTGAATATTGACACCCAGTTTATGCAGTTCTACGTAGAAACGGGCTGATTCACGTACGCCAGTGGCAATATCACGAATATTAGATAGCTGAGATCCCAGATGGAAGTGCAGCAGTTGCAGGCTGTCCAAACGCCCGGCATCACGCAACGTATCGACCAGTGTCAGTACCTGAGAAGCTGATAAACCAAATTTAGACTTATCACCACCGCTGGCCTGCCATTTACCAGAACCCTGAGAAGCCAGACGAGCGCGAACGCCAAGGCGAGGAATGACATCCAGACGTTTGGCCTCTTCCAGAACCACCTTTATCTCAGACATTTTTTCAATGACCAGATAAACTTTATGCCCGAGTTTTTCCCCGGTTAACGCCAGACGAATATATTCACGATCTTTATAACCGTTGCAGACGATCACTGAGCGGGTAAACCCTGCATGACCTAATACCGCCATTAATTCAGCTTTGGAACCGGCTTCCAGTCCCAAAGGTTCACCGGAATTAACCAGTGACTCAATTACCCGACGCTGTTGATTAACTTTAATCGGATAAACTAAAAAATAGTTGCCTTCATAACCAAACGACTCACGTGCACGTTTAAACGCAGCATTAATAGAACGCAAACGATGCTGAAGTATTTGTGGAAAACAAAACAACGATGGCAGGCGCTGCCCCTGTGCTTGCATTCCCTGAACTAACGTTGCCAGATCCACGCGTGCATCAGGTAAGTCAGGATCCGGACAGACAGTAATATGGCCAAATTCATTCACACCATAATAACCACCACCCCAGTGAGCGACATTATAAGTACGCATCATTTTGCTTGCGGAACCGTTTGTCATAACAACATAAGCCTCTTAGAGCCCGGAACGGAAACAAACCGATCTGAGCAACTCAACAGTAAAAACTACCCGATTAGTTCGTATTTCACCATGCAGCACTGGAGGGTAACTACCCGGACCATACGACCGCATAAGAATAGACGATAATATTGCTATTTCATATTGTTAATGAAGCAATCTGACAGCAAAAAACAAAATTTTTGTTTATAAATATGTCCGGAGGATAGTTAGATACCCTACCATTAAAAATCATTTACAAATCAATTAATAAAGAAGATAACTTCAATTTAGAATACGGTGATTATTGTCCAGCTATATAACCAGATCAAAAGCCTGATTATCTACGGTAAAAAAGCAATTTTTTCAGAACTAAATGATAATTAAACAGTTAATAATTTTATCCACGCTCCCCCACCGGTTATTTATATTTCAACTCGGTATATCGGTACTTTGTATGTGCTAAATCACCGTCAAAACCGCCTTCTATTTCCAGTTATAAAAAAAATGTAATTCAGAACAATAGGTTGAATATTTTCAGATAAAAAACAACTGGCAATATTGTAGTAAATCTTTAGAATAGCCATCCAGAAGTTAATCCGTCTATACCGATTAACTAACGTATTCATAAACTCCTTAATCTGCGCATGCGTTGTCTCACGCCCAACGATCTCCCCAATAAGGGATAACGCCGCTTTGCAGTTAAACCGTCTTAGAGGTAAGAGAAGAAATGGCCCAACACCTGTTTACTTCCGAATCCGTATCCGAAGGGCATCCTGACAAAATTGCCGACCAAATTTCTGACGCGGTGCTTGATGCAATTCTTGAGCAAGATCCTAAAGCGCGCGTAGCCTGTGAAACCTATATTAAGACCGGTATGGTTTTAGTCGGCGGTGAAATCACAACTTCCGCCTGGGTGGATATTGAAGAACTCACTCGTCGTACCGTATGTGACATTGGTTACACACACTCAGATATGGGATTTGATGCTAATTCTTGTGCGGTATTAAGCGCTATTGGCAAACAATCACGTGATATCAATCAAGGTGTTGACCGCAGCGACCCGTTAGAACAAGGTGCTGGCGATCAGGGCATCATGTTTGGTTATGCAACTAACGAAACCGAAGTTTTAATGCCTGCACCAATTACTTATGCTCACCGCTTAATGGAGCGTCAGGCAGAAGTACGTAAAAATGGTACCCTGCCTTGGCTACGTCCGGATGCTAAAAGCCAGGTCACCTTTATGTATGACAATGGCAAAATCAGCGGTATTGATGCGGTAGTATTATCAACTCAACACTCTGACCATATCGGCCAAAAAGATCTGCAGGAAGCGGTAATGGAACACATCATTAAACCGGTTCTACCTGCTGAATGGTTATCAGCTAATACCAAATACTTTATTAACCCAACCGGCCGCTTCGTCATTGGTGGACCAATGGGTGACTGTGGATTAACCGGTCGTAAAATTATCGTTGATACCTACGGCGGTGCAGCTCGTCACGGCGGCGGGGCATTCTCCGGCAAAGATCCTTCTAAAGTTGACCGTTCTGCAGCCTATGCTGCACGCTACGTGGCTAAAAATATCGTGGCTGCTGGCCTGGCGGAGCGCTGCGAAATTCAAGTTTCTTACGCTATTGGTGTTGCTGAGCCAACCTCAATTATGCTGGAAACCTTCGGCACCGAAAAAATTCCACACGACCGTTTAATTCAATTGGTTCGCGAGTTCTTCGACCTGCGTCCTTATGGATTAATTAAAATGCTGGATTTGATCAGACCTATTTATCAGCAAACCGCAGCTTACGGTCATTTTGGTCGTGAACATTTCCCATGGGAAAAAACAGACAAAGCGGCAATGCTGCGCGAAGCTGCCGGACTTAAATAATTCCAGACAGGCATCGTAGCTAATTTTAACGGCGTGATGGCATCAGCCTCACGCCGTTTTTTATTGCTCATTTTATGGCACCTCGTTATGCTAGCGCTCATGACCACACTTCGCCTTCCCATCGCTACTCAGCAAGCCGTTATGCGTTGCTTACGCCATTATCTGGCACTGGCTAATCGCCATTTAGAAACTGAGTATTCAGAACCCAAAGTCACCTATCGCCAGCGTGGAACAACCGCTGGAACGGCCCATCTTACCCACTGGGAAATCCGACTTAATGCAGTGTTGCTGGTAGAAAATGGTCAACAGTTTATTGATGATGTGGTTCCCCATGAGCTGGCTCATTTACTGGTTTATCGTCAATTTGGCCGTGTATCCCCGCATGGTGCCGAATGGCAATGGATGATGGAAAAAGTTCTGGGAGTTAGCGCAACCCGAACACACTGTTTTGATGTGATGTCGGTACAGGGGAAAACTTTTACCTATATCTGTAATTGCCAAACGCATCAGTTAACCGTACGCCGCCACAACAAAATCCTGCGTAAAGAGAGTGAGTATCGTTGTAAGCACTGCGGCAATCTGTTGAAACCAGCTGAAACCTAAACTATTTGCATGTCAGGCCTACTTAACTTTTCCTGCTTTTAGTGATGATAAAAACAACGCAGGGTTGAACAGTCTGTTCTACAATATTAAGCTTATCCGGCTCAGTTAACATATTTACGACTTCTTTGGCCATTTAGCCGGAAAAGAATACCCTTGAATGCCTGTTAATTCAGGAAAATACCGGAAAACAAAATATAACTATGCGTATTCCCCGCATCTATCATCCCCATTCTCTTGCTATCGCTAATGATATCGCCCTGAGCGACGATGCAGCGAATCATGTTGGTCGCGTACTGCGTATGCAGCCGAACCATCAGCTAACGCTATTTGATGGTAGCAATCATGTTTTTGATGCTGTGATTACTCGGGTTGATAAAAAGCAGGTACTGGTCAATATCGTTGACCAGCGGGAAGAGAACCTTGAGTCACCGCTTAATTTTCATCTCGGTCAGGTGATTTCTCGCGGAGAGAAGATGGAGTTTACTATCCAGAAATCTATCGAGTTGGGTGTGAATGTGATTACCCCACTGATTTCAGAACGCTGCGGCGTAAAACTGGATAAAGAGAGACTGGAAAAGAAAGTTCAACAGTGGCAAAAAATTGCCACCGCTGCCTGCGAACAGTGTGGACGTAACCGAATTCCCGAAGTTCGTCCGGTAATGAACCTCGAAGAATGGTGTTCAGAATCTGATGGCGGAATTAAATTGAATCTACACCCAAGAGCCAGCCAGAGCATTAATACGCTCACTATGCCGGTACAAAACATCCGTCTGTTAATTGGTCCTGAAGGAGGATTATCCCAGGACGAGATCGATATGACAGCGAATTACGATTTTACAGATATTCTACTCGGCCCCCGGATTCTGCGTACAGAAACCGCGGCGCTTACCGCGATTGCTGCACTACAGGTACGCTTCGGCGATCTGGGATAAGGAGAAAAAGATGATCAAACTCGGCATCGTGATGGACCCGATTACGTCCATCAACATTAAGAAAGACTCCAGCTTTGCTATGCTGCAAGAAGCTCAAAAACGCGGCTGGGAATTGCACTATATGGAAATGAACGATCTTTATCTACAGACCGGAGAGGCTCGCGCCCGTACGCGTACGCTAACGGTTCAGTATGATAAGGAGCACTGGTTCGATTTCCATCAGGAGCAAGAGATCCCACTGCACGATCTTGATGTTATTTTGATGCGTAAAGATCCTCCATTTGATACTGAATATATCTACGCAACCTATATTCTGGAACGTGCAGAAGCAAAAGGCACGCTGATCGTCAACAAGCCTCAAAGCCTGCGCGACTGCAACGAAAAACTGTTTACCGCCTGGTTCCCTGAGCTAACGCCGTCTACGCTGGTTTCCCGCAGTGCAGAGCATATCCGCCGTTTCTATGCAGAGCATGGTGACATTATCCTTAAACCATTGGATGGCATGGGTGGTTCCTCTATTTTCCGCGTTAAACCAAACGACCCTAATCTGTCGGTAATCATTGAAACCTTGACTGAATTAGGCACCCGTTACTGTATGGCACAAAACTTTGTGCCACAGATTTCGGATGGTGATAAGCGCGTTCTGGTCGTGGATGGCGAGCCGGTTCCTTATTGCCTGGCACGTATTCCAAAGCAGGGAGAAACTCGTGGCAATCTGGCGGCTGGAGGACGCGGTGAAGCGCATCCTTTAAGCGAAAGTGATTGGAAAATCGCCCGTAGCGTAGCACCAATCCTGAAAGAAAAAGGATTAGTATTTGTTGGCCTGGATATCATTGGCGACAAGCTGACGGAGATTAATGTCACCAGCCCAACCTGTATCCGTGAAATTGAAGCTGCTTTCCCGGATGTTTCTATCACAGGTATGTTAATGGATGCCATTGAGCGCCGCATTAAGTAAGCTGCTAAGCTCAAACAATAAGTCTGTTTAACTAAAATGACTCTGTCACCTGTAATTTAAGGGACAGAGTCAATTTTTTTACTACCAATAGTTTTCACGCTAAGCATCGGTGAGCTAAATTTGCTATAATAATCAATGGGTGACAAGCACCTACACATCACATTTCCATTCAGCCAACGGTTTAATACCATGAACTTACAACACCATTTTCTTATTGCGATGCCTACCCTGGAAGATCCCTGCTTTAGCCATTCGGTTGTGTACATTTGCGAACACAATCAGAATGGCACGATGGGATTGGTTATTAACAAACCTCTCGGAGAGCTAACCGTCGAAGAAGTACTCGCGAAGCTGGATATCTACCCCACGCCAAAGGTATCCAATATTCATTTAAACAATCCAGTATTGGATGGCGGACCGCTGGCTGACGATCGGGGATTTATTTTGCATACCCCTCGCCAGAAATTTTCATCCAGTATCCAGATCAATGAACATGTTATGATCACCTCATCGAAAGATGTATTAGAAACCCTGGGTACCGCCTCTCAGCCATCCGAAGCACTGGTTGCTTTAGGTTATGCCGGGTGGGATGCAGGTCAATTAGAACGGGAACTGCTGGAAAACAGCTGGTTGACCGTTGAGGCAGATACCAACATTCTATTTCACGTTCCGGTCAATCAACGCTGGCAAACAGCCGCGAGGAAGTTGGGTGTGAACATCCATACTATTGCAACACAAGTAGGTCACGCATAAATGTCTAACCGTACTGTATTAGGATTTGATTTTGGCACCAAGAGCATCGGTGCAGCTATCGGCCAGGAAGTTACCGGTACTGCTCGCCCTCTTGCTTCATTTAAGGCCAGGGATGGCAGCCCCGACTGGCAACAAATCGAAAAATTGCTGAAAGAATGGCAACCTGATTTAGTGGTGGTTGGGCTTCCATTGAATATGGATGGAACTGAGCAACCAGTTACTGCTCAGGCAAAAAAGTTTGCCAATCGCCTACACGGTAGATTTGGAGTGCAAATCCAATTACACGATGAACGTCTAAGTACGGTAGAAGCTAAAGCTGACTTGTTTTCCCGTGGCGGTTTTCGCGCACTGGACAAAGGCAGCGTAGACGCTGCCTCTGCGGTAATCATTCTGGAAAGTTGGTTTGAACAACAGCTCGGTTAATCTAGTGCAGCAGATTATCCAACGTACTACCCCAGTTAATACTCATTTTAATATTACAGGCTTGATTTGCCGCATAGTAAACGGTATATCCCTGCCGGTTTGATACGCCTTTATATTCCGGAATATCCCCACATCCGGTAATCACATAATCGGTATTTGGCAATGGAATAGAGTTACCGGTTCCCAGCAGAGCGAAATACTTGCCATACTCTCCCTGACCTACTTTCTGCACCAATACATAATCGTTCGCATTCAGTTGAGTTTTACTGACAATTTTTGCCGCACGTCCAGTAGAGTCAGTAACGCCAAACAGTGGCTTGTGAAATGCAGGGTCAGTCTCAGTATCTTTAGTTACTACCAGATAGAACGGCGTATCAGCCATTGGTTGATTGGTTTTTGGCTCTAACAAACCCACAGTAATCTCAAATGTGCCTTCGGAACCGTAAGTTGGTAACGTATTTTTATAATACCAATAGCCACCACCACCAATGATTGCCAGTAAAACAACCACTAAAAGCCATTTAAATGCGTTCAAGATTTACGTTTCCTTTCTGTTTATATTACAAGTCGTTAGGAAAATGGCAGTTCACCATACTTAGGAAGAATAGAAAAGAAGTTTAGCGAAACCTTTACGTTTACTACCCCATAATCAACCCGTTCGATAATAAGCGGCTTCTACATTGCTCCATGGTTTGCATTCCATTAACCGCTCCGGTTTGTAACAGTGTTAATAGCTGGTGGTGTTTACCTTCCCGAATCATATTGCTCACTGCAGGAGTATTCACCAGCACTTCATAAGCAGCGATACGTCCACCTTTACTACAGGGTAAAAGCTGCTGACAAACTACTGCCTGTAAACTGTTTGCCAATTGAGTACTAACAAAACGTTTCTCTTCAGCCGGGAACACATCAATAATGCGTTCAATTGATTGCACTGCAGAACGGGTATGCAAGGTGGCAAATACCAGATGCCCGGTCTCCGCTGCGGTTAATGCCATATGGATAGTTTCCACATCCCTCAACTCCCCCAGCAAGATAATATCCGGGTCCTGTCGCAATGCCGCACGTAACCCCTGAGAGAAGCTTTCCACATGCCTGCCGACCTCACGCTGCTGAATCAGGCAACGATGACTGTGATGTATAAACTCGATGGGATCTTCCAGCGTAATAATGTGGCGAGCTGACTGCTGATTAATCATGCTTATCAGAGCAGCCAGCGTGGTCGATTTCCCACTCCCGGTCGCTCCGGCAACGATAACCAAGCCATCAAGGCAACTGCTCATGGCTATCAACGAATCAGGAATCCCTAACAACTCTGGCGGAGGTATATCATTTCGAATAAAGCGAAAAGCGGCAGATATGCCATCGCTCTGCTGAAAAAGATTCACCCGAAGACGTATGTCTTCAATCGTTAAGGCAAAATCTAACTGCCCCTGTTGCTGAAATGTCACTCGTTGTTCACTGGCTAAGAGCGCTAACAGTTGTTCTGACAGCCATTCTGGCGGTAGTAAACTTTCGCCAAAGTAGTGTAAATCCCCGTTCACGCGCAATACTGGCAAATGCCCGGCAGAAAGGTGCAGATCGGACCCATTTTGCTTTACACTATCAGTTATTAATTGGCATACATTCATAGCAGACTCCCTGAATAGACTTATGACAACTATCCAACAGAATCTAGAAGCAGTCAGGCACCGTATCGCTGAAGCAGCGCAACAATGCGGCCGTTCTCCCAAAGAAGTTCAGTTACTTGCAGTGAGTAAAACAAAACCTGTGGAGGCGATTCAGGAAGCGATTGATGCAGGTCAGCGCCTGTTTGGCGAAAACTATGTGCAGGAAGGCGTCGATAAAATTCAGCACTTTAACAGCACAGCTGAATCAGAGCAGTTGGAATGGCATTTTATTGGCCCACTGCAATCGAACAAGAGCCGACTGGTTGCTGAGCACTTCCACTGGATGCATACTCTGGACAGAGAGAAGATTGCCAGACGTTTAAGTGAACAGCGGCCAGCAGCTATGCCGCCGCTAAATGTACTTATTCAGATTAATATCAGTGATGAACAGAGTAAATCCGGTATTAAACTTGAGGAGTTGTCAGAGCTGGCGGCCCAAATTCACAATCTGCCTCACCTGACACTGCGTGGACTAATGACCATCCCAGCGCCGGAAAACGATCCTGCCCGTCAACTTATCGTATTTCAAAAAATGACACAGGCGTTTAACCAGCTTAAAACTGCCTATCCACAAATTGATACCCTCTCTATGGGAATGACTGACGACATGGATAATGCTATTCGCGCAGGCAGTACCATGGTGCGCATTGGTACTGCTATATTTGGTGCACGTGACTATACCTTGTAATTCATCAGGTAATCCGAGCTACTCCCGATTATCTGAGCTTTAAACTGACAAAGTGAGACTTATCATGCAACACCGTAAAATTGCGTTTATTGGTGCCGGTAATATGGCAAAAGCGATTATTGCCGGATTAGTCAGCGACGGTTATCCGGCGGATTTGATTACCGCAACTTCCCCATCAATGAAACAGGATGGCCCGCTGCATAGCCAATATGGCATTCGTTGTAGTAATGATAACGTTGAAAGCGCTCGTCAGGCCGATGTGGTGCTACTGGCAGTTAAACCACAGATGATGGCTGACGTTTGTGCTCCTTTACATCAGCAGGTGGACCTCAGCAAAAAATTAATTTTGTCCATCGCTGCCGGAGTAAGTGTCACTCGTTTTTCCCAGCTGCTGGGGCCTGTTGACCTTATTCGCATTATGCCCAATACCCCATCATTGATTGGTTTAGGAATGAGCGGCCTGTACGCACCACCACAGGTTAACGCTCAGGATAGAGAATTTACCGCTCAGTTGATGCAATCTGTCGGAAAAATCTGTTGGGTGAATGAGGAAAGTGGGATAAATAGTGTCATCGCTGCTGCCGGTAGCGCTCCGGCCTATTTCTTCCTGTTTATGGAAGCGATGCAAAATGAGTCTGAACG from Limnobaculum xujianqingii encodes:
- the ruvX gene encoding Holliday junction resolvase RuvX, with the protein product MSNRTVLGFDFGTKSIGAAIGQEVTGTARPLASFKARDGSPDWQQIEKLLKEWQPDLVVVGLPLNMDGTEQPVTAQAKKFANRLHGRFGVQIQLHDERLSTVEAKADLFSRGGFRALDKGSVDAASAVIILESWFEQQLG
- a CDS encoding SprT family zinc-dependent metalloprotease, which codes for MTTLRLPIATQQAVMRCLRHYLALANRHLETEYSEPKVTYRQRGTTAGTAHLTHWEIRLNAVLLVENGQQFIDDVVPHELAHLLVYRQFGRVSPHGAEWQWMMEKVLGVSATRTHCFDVMSVQGKTFTYICNCQTHQLTVRRHNKILRKESEYRCKHCGNLLKPAET
- a CDS encoding YqgE/AlgH family protein, encoding MNLQHHFLIAMPTLEDPCFSHSVVYICEHNQNGTMGLVINKPLGELTVEEVLAKLDIYPTPKVSNIHLNNPVLDGGPLADDRGFILHTPRQKFSSSIQINEHVMITSSKDVLETLGTASQPSEALVALGYAGWDAGQLERELLENSWLTVEADTNILFHVPVNQRWQTAARKLGVNIHTIATQVGHA
- the rsmE gene encoding 16S rRNA (uracil(1498)-N(3))-methyltransferase — translated: MRIPRIYHPHSLAIANDIALSDDAANHVGRVLRMQPNHQLTLFDGSNHVFDAVITRVDKKQVLVNIVDQREENLESPLNFHLGQVISRGEKMEFTIQKSIELGVNVITPLISERCGVKLDKERLEKKVQQWQKIATAACEQCGRNRIPEVRPVMNLEEWCSESDGGIKLNLHPRASQSINTLTMPVQNIRLLIGPEGGLSQDEIDMTANYDFTDILLGPRILRTETAALTAIAALQVRFGDLG
- a CDS encoding YggS family pyridoxal phosphate-dependent enzyme; its protein translation is MTTIQQNLEAVRHRIAEAAQQCGRSPKEVQLLAVSKTKPVEAIQEAIDAGQRLFGENYVQEGVDKIQHFNSTAESEQLEWHFIGPLQSNKSRLVAEHFHWMHTLDREKIARRLSEQRPAAMPPLNVLIQINISDEQSKSGIKLEELSELAAQIHNLPHLTLRGLMTIPAPENDPARQLIVFQKMTQAFNQLKTAYPQIDTLSMGMTDDMDNAIRAGSTMVRIGTAIFGARDYTL
- the proC gene encoding pyrroline-5-carboxylate reductase — protein: MQHRKIAFIGAGNMAKAIIAGLVSDGYPADLITATSPSMKQDGPLHSQYGIRCSNDNVESARQADVVLLAVKPQMMADVCAPLHQQVDLSKKLILSIAAGVSVTRFSQLLGPVDLIRIMPNTPSLIGLGMSGLYAPPQVNAQDREFTAQLMQSVGKICWVNEESGINSVIAAAGSAPAYFFLFMEAMQNESERLGFEPETARLLVQQAALGAAQMVVNNPQLDIATLRQQVTSKGGTTAEALRVFNEHGLSETVASAMQAAIKRADEMEKSL
- the metK gene encoding methionine adenosyltransferase, encoding MAQHLFTSESVSEGHPDKIADQISDAVLDAILEQDPKARVACETYIKTGMVLVGGEITTSAWVDIEELTRRTVCDIGYTHSDMGFDANSCAVLSAIGKQSRDINQGVDRSDPLEQGAGDQGIMFGYATNETEVLMPAPITYAHRLMERQAEVRKNGTLPWLRPDAKSQVTFMYDNGKISGIDAVVLSTQHSDHIGQKDLQEAVMEHIIKPVLPAEWLSANTKYFINPTGRFVIGGPMGDCGLTGRKIIVDTYGGAARHGGGAFSGKDPSKVDRSAAYAARYVAKNIVAAGLAERCEIQVSYAIGVAEPTSIMLETFGTEKIPHDRLIQLVREFFDLRPYGLIKMLDLIRPIYQQTAAYGHFGREHFPWEKTDKAAMLREAAGLK
- the speA gene encoding biosynthetic arginine decarboxylase, producing MTNGSASKMMRTYNVAHWGGGYYGVNEFGHITVCPDPDLPDARVDLATLVQGMQAQGQRLPSLFCFPQILQHRLRSINAAFKRARESFGYEGNYFLVYPIKVNQQRRVIESLVNSGEPLGLEAGSKAELMAVLGHAGFTRSVIVCNGYKDREYIRLALTGEKLGHKVYLVIEKMSEIKVVLEEAKRLDVIPRLGVRARLASQGSGKWQASGGDKSKFGLSASQVLTLVDTLRDAGRLDSLQLLHFHLGSQLSNIRDIATGVRESARFYVELHKLGVNIQCFDVGGGLGVDYEGTRSQSDCSVNYGLNEYANNVIWGIGEACNEHGLPHPTVITESGRAVTAHHTVLVSNVIGVERNEFEVPQPPNEDAPRALCSLWDTWLEMQEPENRRSLREWLHDSQLDLNDVHTQYAHGMLDLTDRAYAEQLYLTICHHIQLQLEPSNRAHLPIIDELDERMADKLYVNFSLFQSMPDAWGIDQLFPVLPLSGLDKDPERRVVLLDITCDSDGAIDHYIDGDGMATTMPMPPYDPENPPLLGFFMVGAYQEILGNMHNLFGDTASVDVFVFNDGSVEVEQSEEGNTVAEMLEYVQLNPETLMTRYREQIKSANLSPELEEQFLEEFEAGLYGYTYLEDE
- the gshB gene encoding glutathione synthase, which codes for MIKLGIVMDPITSINIKKDSSFAMLQEAQKRGWELHYMEMNDLYLQTGEARARTRTLTVQYDKEHWFDFHQEQEIPLHDLDVILMRKDPPFDTEYIYATYILERAEAKGTLIVNKPQSLRDCNEKLFTAWFPELTPSTLVSRSAEHIRRFYAEHGDIILKPLDGMGGSSIFRVKPNDPNLSVIIETLTELGTRYCMAQNFVPQISDGDKRVLVVDGEPVPYCLARIPKQGETRGNLAAGGRGEAHPLSESDWKIARSVAPILKEKGLVFVGLDIIGDKLTEINVTSPTCIREIEAAFPDVSITGMLMDAIERRIK
- a CDS encoding type IV pilus twitching motility protein PilT, yielding MNVCQLITDSVKQNGSDLHLSAGHLPVLRVNGDLHYFGESLLPPEWLSEQLLALLASEQRVTFQQQGQLDFALTIEDIRLRVNLFQQSDGISAAFRFIRNDIPPPELLGIPDSLIAMSSCLDGLVIVAGATGSGKSTTLAALISMINQQSARHIITLEDPIEFIHHSHRCLIQQREVGRHVESFSQGLRAALRQDPDIILLGELRDVETIHMALTAAETGHLVFATLHTRSAVQSIERIIDVFPAEEKRFVSTQLANSLQAVVCQQLLPCSKGGRIAAYEVLVNTPAVSNMIREGKHHQLLTLLQTGAVNGMQTMEQCRSRLLSNGLIMG